In the Anaerolineae bacterium genome, TCTCCTCAGTAGTGGTCGCGCGTACGCCCGCGATGACGGCACGCCGACCTGGGAAGCGCTTGAGGACATAGTCGGTGGGCTTGAGGGTGGTAAGGCCGTGGCCTTTGCCTCCGGCATGGCCGCTATTGCCGCCGTGTTCGCACAACTTCCGGTTGGCGCCATGGTGGTCATCCCCGATGATTGTTATCAAGGGGTTGTCGGATTAGTCACCCAGGGCGCACAGCAGGGGCGGTGGTCTGTGCAGCGCCTGGCCGTAGACGACATTGACAGCTGGATTCGCGCCTGTAGCGTTGCCGATCTGATCTGGCTCGAGTCTCCTTCCAACCCCCTCCTGGTTGTTGCCGATCTGGAAGCCATCTGTGCGGCGCCCCGCAAGCCCGGAGCAATTGTGGCGGTGGACAACACCTTCGCTACGCCCTTGAATCAGCAGCCCCTTGATTTCGGCGCCACGATCTCGATCCAATCGGCAACCAAGTTCATTGGAGGCCATTCGGACTTATTGGCGGGGGTCGCTACGACGAGAGACGAAGCGCTCTGGCACGCCCTCAGGAAGAATCGCGAGTTGGCAGGCGCAACCCCAGGAACACTGGAGGCCTTCCTGGCCGTCCGTGGGGCGAGAACGCTGGCACTGCGTTTGCAACGAGCTCAACAAACCGCCATGATCCTTGCGGAGCGGCTTGCGCGCCATCCGATGGTATCCTGTGTTCGCTATCCGGGCTTACTGACACATCCGACGCATGCGACCGCCAGGCGTGTGCTCAAAGGTTTTGGAACCATTATCTCGTTCGATGTGCGCGGCGGAGCCGAGTTTGCAGATGCCGTCTGCCAAAATGTCCGGCTCATTCGGCATGCTACCAGTCTTGGCGCCGTGGAATCGACGATGGAACGAAGGGCGGCAATCCCAGGGCAAGAACACCTGCCGCCTTCGCTTCTACGTCTCAGTGTGGGTATCGAAGATCCAGATGACCTCTGGTCCGATCTCGAGTCGGCTATACGCGCCGCGGCATCGTGACCTTCGGCGAAGAAACCGCCAAAAATCTGGATTGGCCAGCCCGCATTGGAAAGCTCAAAACAAGCCCAGCCGCATATGCTTGGTCGGTGGCTTGTTGACTCTGCCGCTTCTGCCCAGCCTAACACCGGCTGCAGCGGACGCTCGCTTCGCTCGCGCCGCTAAAGCCAGAGTTCACGATCTGGAGCGGAGGGAAAACCATCTCTTTTGAAGCCAGGTAATTCAAGCCGCTGGGGCTCAGCCTCAAGCCCCTTGCCGAAGAAAGAATATTGCCAAATTAAATCATAATACTTCATTATCTTGTCAACCATAATCTATCCTTTGAACATTGGATAAAGCCCCCTAATTAAGACTATTGCAATAAATCATACCTGATTTATCTGATGACACAAAGCATATTCGAACAAGGAAAGGAATCCCTTGCTTTTTTGGCATTTCCCTGTCAAAATAAACTGAACCAGAGTCTCGATCGAATACCACCAAAGGAAAGGGAATAAGTTATGACTGCCTCGAAAAAAAATCTCGCCAGACAGCCAGTAGAATATAAACCCCTGAAACGCGTCTTCCCCGTACCTTCCGACATCGAAATTGCCCAAGCAGCCGAACTCAAACCCATTCGACAGAT is a window encoding:
- a CDS encoding Cystathionine gamma-synthase — its product is MKRHPSGITWESWLVVAGRPSEPGAPLNTPPIPASNFLLSSGRAYARDDGTPTWEALEDIVGGLEGGKAVAFASGMAAIAAVFAQLPVGAMVVIPDDCYQGVVGLVTQGAQQGRWSVQRLAVDDIDSWIRACSVADLIWLESPSNPLLVVADLEAICAAPRKPGAIVAVDNTFATPLNQQPLDFGATISIQSATKFIGGHSDLLAGVATTRDEALWHALRKNRELAGATPGTLEAFLAVRGARTLALRLQRAQQTAMILAERLARHPMVSCVRYPGLLTHPTHATARRVLKGFGTIISFDVRGGAEFADAVCQNVRLIRHATSLGAVESTMERRAAIPGQEHLPPSLLRLSVGIEDPDDLWSDLESAIRAAAS